Part of the Antedon mediterranea chromosome 6, ecAntMedi1.1, whole genome shotgun sequence genome, tggtcttttttttttaccgtgATAATGACGTGATAAACGTTCTTTTAATTATGTGCGTATACctgaaaatgttttaacttacatttttttttgctggCAAATCTAATTTATGTTGGTTTATCACATTATTCTTTAAAGGAATGGGCATATACATGCCGGTTGCTCATTTTGATTTTTACGTCAATGGCGGACATGACCAACCAGGGTGTGACAAAGGTTTTATAAACCACATTGTTGTAGAAGGTGCGATCTATCAAGGTAATGAGTTGAAATTTTGTTTGAATAAGTCTAATATTGTCATGTTGAAATATGTAGTGGAAGTCTAAAGCGACGGATTCGATATAACTGTTAAGGGTTACACTACACACCGCCGAAGGAACTGTATTTTTGCTCAATGGATGCAATGCAAGAACGTACAGTACATATAACACAAGTAAcggtcgcttgtgattggtcacattTGCGTATATTCTCTTTGcgtatttaatgtaaaatatacaCTTAATTTGATATTACAAATAGTTCTTTTTTCTTCACAGGTGGGGTACAATTCGTGGCCTGTGAACATTTCAGAGCATGTGACGTCTTCGTTGAATCAATAAACACCCAGTGTTCATTTTTAAGCTACGATTGCACATCCTACGGCTATGAAGATACAGGATATAGCAATTTTATAGATGGTAGATGCTTTGGACCAACAGTAAATCAAGCTCGAATGGGTTTTCATGCCGATGGGCCTATCAGTGGAAAAGAAAACGTCATCTTTTTCTTACGTACTCGTGACAAGCCTGGATACTGTGGTAGGTTATTATAGCGAGATATATAATCGTATGGGATATCGGACCAGCATATGAGAGGCTTGTGTTTGAGACCTACCTGTACTATATTGCTGGTATCATAAGAAAAGCTACTATACTTTCTATGGATGAGACATAATGCCTTTACATGACTCGACTTTGTATATACCATGTACATGTAATGAACATGTGTACGATACATAATATGGTTGTGGCTGCCGCAGGCGTGGGCCGGTTCTAATCAGAATTTCCTCTACTTCCAAACGAATTGTGTACAACTACTACTCCtcctactactaataataatgatagtaataattaattgtattactTTGTATTTTCTTTAAGGCCATCCATTCCTTTTCAATGTGTTCATCGATGACCCTGGATGGATAAAGGGAGACAAGGAGATAGGGACTATATTTGTTTCTCTTATTGGACAAGATCAGCAATCTGAGAGAATCTTATTAACACCGTAAGCATCACATTcaagcaatttaaaatatttatatttatacagtaatactTTCCGAATTCCGGGATAAACAATGAccttgaatgtttttttttgttaatagggAATCCTTTCTAATGAAGCCAGGGGATGACTATAATTTCGTAGCAGTTTCTGACGTGATTCCAGGCCCAATAGTCGGTGCTACGATTGAGTGGGAGTACGATCCAGACTGGTACAAGCCTTGGGACTGGGACGTTTTCGTCAACCCTGACATATACGTTCACAAAATACTTATCCAAGACAAAGATGGATATACGTAAGTATAAGTACAAAGTTTTCCGTACCACCACTGTATTTCTGAATTCCATCAAGCCATGCTTGTGTCCCTTCAGTTGTAGGCCTCCATGACATGACAATACTATTGCAAACTCTTTACATCATGATGGGATAGCATAATGTTGGTGTCTAATACGTTGTTATTTTACATTGTGTTTTTACAGATACGTGATGTGTGGCGATGATTCTCCAATAAAAGCCAACAAAGGAAGCAAAGCACTTTTTGCCGTTAATTCGTGCAAATAGGCAGATAATGTCGTTAATTCGTGCAAATAGACAAAGGCTGTCTATTATGCTTCACATTCAGCAAACgtattattaattcataatattaatgtattgaATCTCAATTGATTTACTAGATTGCGTATAAACttattacaataaattataaagtgCTCTCATTATgtaatattacttttaattgtatttctttctttctttctttcttcaaTAATCAGAATTGATCTAATGTAATGAggaataagtaaataaattcaattacaCAATTATGAAATTAAATGCTTTGTTCCAATCACATAGCTTGTTGTTTTCTTTCGATCAAATCACCTTAGTTTGTTGTTAGTACTATTAATAATACAGATAATTCAAATAGATAGAACATCCAATTTACAATGACAGTATTTACATCATAATCTCCAAACCTTCCAAGCAATATTTCATTCTTTTTAATATCCTGTGTTCCTGGGACGTACGCGTGTAATAGAAACATTTGACGAGCAAACAACGAACAAACACTCTACCAATACAATGACACCATTATGTTGAGTGAGATACTGAGCAGAAATTTTCACTGGTCCGATTGAAGATTATCATTTAAAAGGAAGGTTTTGTTTTATAAtcgttttgttttatttactgggtgctaaaaaaaacatcatgTTTTCCTAAAAATGCCAAACACGTGAACAAACATAACTTGTgtgacgatatagagggcgctCTATATGTTGCAAATAAGGATAATTTATACACTTACGCACACATAACCCTTTCTGACATTATCAGAAAGGGTTATAAACAAGTATAACACAAACCACTGGCAATAGAAGtatagttttaattaattttaatcatttggATGAATACGTCATAAATTAGGTGTATTGATTAAGTTAACAAGGTAGGTCTATTAGAATATGATCGCAATACAGTGTGACAATGACTTGTTATCCAAACGCCAACAACAACTGAAGAAGTCAGACTTATATACAGAAGCTGCTATACACAATAAGTTAATctattattaatcaattaattataatacttattttcatttaaagCAATAATTCTTGAGAATAAGATTCTCTcattaaatctatattgagaTTGTCCGGTATAGATGTTCTATGTGCAAGTAGAAGAAACAAACTCTTTGGTGGTTCTGTCGGCAACAATACGACTGTCATCACCACACATAGTATACCTGTAAACACATAAGTAAAATGGTTGTAAATTGACGTTATATAGCTTTGTTAACGTGTCGGAATTAGTACAAGTCGTTATAGAGCCTATCGTTGAAGAGCAACCGTATTACTAAATACTTCAGGGCACACTAGTTAGTTTACATAAACAGGTCATATAAAACATACCACATATCTTCGGAAGTATCCATTATTCTTAATATAATGTTAAACCTACACACTTTAATATatgacttgccccaagtctgtgttattgtcttttttatgttagtcgaccagtcggcgtttcgatttttgtctggaaACAACGAGCTAaaatagtatacgtatgaaacgtaTGCCGacaacatatttatctttttagtcgcgtgcaacgctaCTCTACATCTCACTATGTCCGTCGGTTGGTCGGATGGTCGGATATATTAAGTCAAGAAAATATACTATTTAGTATAGTTTATCGTAACAAAAATAGGTGTTGGATATTTTGATATGAAAACATCGTGTTAAGCATTTATTTCTCATACTAACGTTCTTACAGTTATGCTAGAGTTTCTACATTTTAATCTCATGTCATTGAACTTACTGTTTGCCATCTTCAGCTGAAACAACCTCAATTTTATGCACGTATATCTCAGGATTGGTCCAGACGTCCCAATCCCATGGTTTATACCAGTCTGGATCGTAAGTCCATTCCAAATACATGCGCGTCAATTTTCCAGGGTCAGTGTCCGTAACTCCAATGAAGCCATAGTTTTTATCTGGAGCCAGGTATTGTGATTCtctaaatgaaaacaataataagcAATAGCGTATTCATATTGTTTTATAGATATGTGAGTGATAGTGAGGTACAATAATTGAATTCATCGTGtcgttgtaaaataaatataagtatTTTCAGATACCAGTCACAGACGAGGGAAAACGGTAACACAAATATAGAAACTATGTTCGTTATGTcaatttacacacaacgcggcgGAGTGGACGAGCGGTTTTCGCTGAGGATAGTAAcatattctacgtgggacaaacTGAGTGgttaccgcttaccgttaccgcttgtctgtttaaattggccttaaattggcctttatggGAAACAAAGACATTGTAATAAAGACATCTATCAACATTTCCACTGTTATCATAATGAGGTAGTTGTCATCAATCGTCGGTATGTTGATTCCAACCCAACACATAAATGATCATTTACACATACTATTCATTTCTTATTTTCTAACAATTTTTTTGCACCAACCCTGGCTAGCAGAAATATATTTACATCGTATCGTGTCTTACGTGGTTAGAGGAATTGTGCTAGTTTTTCCTCTTGTTCCTTCCAGTATTGCAAACACTTCACCCTTCTCTCTAGTATCCCCTAACCAGCCGGGGTCATCTACATATATCTGGAATCTGTACTGTTCACCTGTAACAAAAATAGAATGCTAATAATCTCATATAAACCATGTCACATGTGACCCTGTGTTTGCcctattatttttataattctatGATACAAAGTTAATGTATCACGGAACTTGTCTATAATACGGATCACATAATGCATGATTGAGAATCGGGTATATACAACATAGTTggtatattgtattgtttatattatagattggttgaaaaaaaatgtttaatatagcATATATCTTACCACAGTATTCATACTCATCTCTTGTATTCGAGAAGTACATAACATTTGTAACCCCTGCTGGTGGTTTACTGTCGATAGAATGGAACCCCATCTGCACGCCCTTGTTGTCGTAACACTTGCCGTTTCTGTAATCCTCGTATCCATCGTCATCTTGGCCGTACTGTGTGCATTCAAAGGAAGTGAATTTACACCTACTGTTGATTGACTCGGTGAAGTATTCGTAGGATCGTACGTGGTTGCACGCAACGTACTGAACTCccccttcaaaataaaaacaaagttaGTAGTGAGTATTACCATAGTCCAAAATGTTAttcttaatattaaaaataatatagactTTGTGATGCCCTatgttataaataatacattgcGTTGAGTCCAGAGCTTTGTATGCTGTAATAGATTTGGAATCAGGGACCCTAAACCTAACAATATAGGTTTAACTGTGTCTATGATAACGAATCGACCAAATTGTATCCGACACTacttaacaaaaaaacaaacgaaACCTGACTTACTGTATGCTAATAGTACCTCCTTATGACGTGTTAGTTCGTTGCAAAATCGACAAATTTCTATAATTACAACCTATATGAAAAATCCAAAATCCTAGAATCGTCAACGTACAAACAATCTAGTGATTTAACATATGCTTACCGTCGTAAATTCCCCCAGACGTTCTGATATTCGCAATTAATGATTGGTCACATCCGGGTTGATCGGTTCCACCATTGGCGTAAAAATCCATATGACCGACTGGCTCGAATATTCCGCAACCtacgtataaaaaaaaaataataaagaaaaacaaattatatagcTGTCACTTCTTGACATGAGTGTATATAAATGGTAAGATATCAAGTATCAATAATAACATACTTATTAAACTTGATTAGAAGAAGAGTTATTACCAATAGTGTAGAATGGGTCGGTATCTGTATGAATAGCATCAACAAAAGAAGCGTCGGATGGATCTAAACGAACGATAATGTCGGTACCTTCAAAATAAGGCCCTGCTGGGTCCATTCCTAAAAAAAAGGAGAGATTTAACTTTAACAAGAGAAAGACACCAGAACCCAAAACATTTGGCAGAAAGGAAGATGTTTAGAGATGAAGTGTTTAATATGGAATGATTTGCAGGAATAAACATTCGTCGCATACCTTTGATTCACCTTAAAATAACACATACacaaattaacaaaatacataccatatacatacaaatatatcGGATCGGAACGGAAGATGGATTtcttttacatattttactTACTGTATAAAGGgttttcacacctgttccggcacgattccgaaacattgacgttcgatttgccggaccggaaccgttccagaacaggtgtgaaagatcCTTAAAGGTTGTCTATGGTTCCCTCTTtaacagttttaataaataatagataaatgagataaatgttgttgtttttgtcaaactagtgataataaaaagtgcgatttgcccaaatatggtaatgatatgacatcataatggtcatatatcacattttgttgtcacatacagtttgaaagtgtagacagacagAGGTTTAGAATGCACTCGGCTTACCAGTGATCCTTGCGAGTTTTGGATTTGTCTGTCTTTCACCAGCATATCCAGCAACATGTGAGCCCAAGCTATGACCAATGATGTGGACCTTATCAGCTGTATAGCCATAAAGttcctttaaaattaaaagaatttaaataatttaatatttagcTGAACACGGAGATATTTCGACATTAACTGTGCGCATCAATatccatataggcctacattatgtaCGTACTGTATCGGCCTATGTGCTGTGTAAATAAATGGCCTAGGTCAGGAGTCTAGGGCAGAAGAAGTATAGTGAATTAACAATGCTTGTTTAGTATTTACTGTTATAAACCTTGaaataatgtaaatgtaaatctTACCTTTAATTTGTCAATAAGAAAAGATATTTCAGCGCCAACAATCCGTGTATTGGCTGTTGCTTGACCGTATGTAGCAGTGGACCCTTTGCCCCAGTCGACTCGAATCACATTGTAATCACCAGCGTTAAGAAATTCCGTTGCCATATCTTCTATCCACCACACGAGCCCATTTTCCATATACCCATGAGAGATGAATTTTGTCTCTACACCCGGGTTAAAATGAGATCCTGATATTGTTGATAGATCAGCTGTGGATAGTTCATCGTAAGATACTGGGTTGGAGCGTGTGTTCAAGAAAAAACGGGTTCGGACATCTTCGCGATTATCCGGAAGATAGCTAATCGGACGATCGGGCAAGTCGTAAAATGGCTTTCCTTTATCGAAACAACCGAGATCTGGATAGCAAACAGTATCACTACcgactacaaaaataaaataatagaaaatagtaataataaagaATATCCATTGTTCTTAAGTTCTTTGTTTACATTTCTCACTGCCTTTTGTTAGGCTTTCTCAGTGATGGTTGCTCTGCCTTGTTTTTGGCCTAGCTGTTTGTGTTGGGtttcaatttaatttgttaaGCTACATACCCACATCACTGAGAACACCTGTTAGTTATGTACTGGCTGGTCTATGCACCTTAAATTGCCAGTAAACGGAAGCAGTGATGTGGATTCGATTGGTCTTGTTTTATTTCGGTTTTTGTCAAAATTATCAGTAGTATTTATGTTTCaaggtttatatttttatatgttttttcatGGTTTTTCACTAGCGCCTTGAGCAtttttgtggatatgtgcgctatataaatcttattattattattattattattaatacagagTAGAGGAATGGTAATTGAAAATAACAAAGAAGTTTAAAATAGAGTATAGAAGTACACGTTTAATCGTCTGCGTACCtgtaaatgaatatgaaatttGTCATTATTGTAACTAATTAAACCATACTTACTTGCAAGTGTAGCAACGACAAACACGTTAAACAGGAACAAAACCTTCATGTCGAGAAAATATGTTGTAATGCTGTTTGATGAAACATACGTTACGACATGACTTTATATTGTCTAGTTTTCGGAATTTAGAAGGATAACAGCTATTGGTTTATGCAGCTTACGTGGCTCATGAGGTAATCAATGCATTTCGGAAGCTTCAGATCTCTGATTGTTAATAATTATGACAAATTAACAGTACTAAAGCAAATTAGTTAAAATAATCTTATCAAAGTTAATTAACACCAAAGCAaggtaaattgtaaataaacatgCTAAAGCAAATTAGTTAAAATAATCTTATCAAAGTTAATTAACACCAAAGCAaggtaaattgtaaataaacatgACCACGGGAtctaaacaaaatgtaacaCTATAACACTTCACTTGACAATAACAAACATTCTAAGGTGGTTTTACCTTGTGAGGTGCCtctgtaaaacaataatattgaaaaaaaaaataaattaaaaaatgattactaaacattttacataaaattgtttatttattatacatattgtatttctattgtttttatattgattttattgtgtttatcctattctttacaTTTCTGGAATAAAAAGTATCCTGAGGACggtcaaagcatattgatcgaaacgcaACAGTTCtatacatggtgtaccgcaaacttatatcaacatttgatttcgccatgcaaaccttcaaacaatataaaaaatatacttttggaaatttggaaagtTGATACTGTGTTCATGGACTAAAGAATATTCTATTCTTAAGTCAATGCTTTGTTATATCAACTCTTAGCAAGGATAACGAAATTTTTCACCAAGAAGATGTTAACATAccagtattattataaaacgACAATGCTAGAATGTTCCAGATAACACATACACATTCAACAGATGATAGAAGATAAGCATGCCACTTAGCGCAATATCACATATGGTAAGCGTCTGAGATGACGACATCTGTTGTTTTGTTAACgataaaaattaatttcgaaATTTCTAATGAGATGAGATAAGATTTTGATCAAACTAACAAAATAGATAAGCGATGCCACATCTGTTATATTGTAACAATTATtagttatatattttgttaaatggTATTGTTTATGTCTGTTTTGTTAAAAGGTTGTGTTTATGTCAGAGAAGAGTGCCTTCTATAACTAATTTCTTTAAAGTAACATCGTTAAgaaagaatatattaaatattttatatattcaaaattaattcatgaatttatcaatttattaaattaataattaatgacGTAAGAATGAACAAGTGGTGGTGGCGTGCGTGTATCTTCTTTATCTCGTTCCATCGTTTCTTTTCAGGTCAATGTTGTTATCAACTAAATATTaaagaatatttaatttgttattaaatgtcAGTTAGACTTATTTCTAAACTGCATCTTTGCCAGACTGTCAAGATGAATTTAGTGAAGATTCTGTTGTTTTGTGTTACAATTTCTATAACGTATGCTGGTGAGTACTTACTCTGTTTGGTTAACGATCAGTTatgtttctatatttaaataattatcattcGCTTTAATTATAAGTGACGAACAAAGTCATTGATTCCTGGacaaaacaaggccatatacatggctgtagttgcgtgctcaagttagtgttttcCGACCAACTAACCGAATAGaacgaccgaccgacatagtgagctagctgtagagtcgcgttgcactaaaaaatatgtttataatttaattttactatGTATTTCCAAAACTTGATGAAAATACGTAGGCCTATTGTACACAAGAGAAATAACATACTGAATATTGGATCCTGTATTTTAAACTGCAGtgtattattaaacattttctgatttttatttttatatacattagaccaataaaagatgaatttaattgaattgataCTGGATCAGACGTTGTCAGTTATGCCACGAAATGTTTAGACTTAATTGGCTTACTTTTTCATTAATTAGAAAGATTAAACTACGTCATTTAATAGATGCAagagttaaaataaaaaatctatgTATAAATTTGAGCTAAAATGATGTGTTTTCTGAAGCTTTCTACTAAACCGCGTTTTTGCAAAAGTGACGAAGACGTTTGTCGGAGGGATAGAGTTAAGAATATTCTTATTTCAACGATTAAAAAAACAAGATAATTTATTGGTAGAATCTTCCAAATGAGTATATTATActaaatattaaagaaaaatagtaTGACTGGTGAATTCGGAGGTCATAACTCGTTTGTATTATAATGTGTTAAGTTGGAAAATGTGATGTTAGCGAAAGGGGTCCATATGGGTACCCCCATTTAGGAGATACCCCACTAGGGGACAATTGTCGGGTTCCGAAGATGTCCTCTTAATAGTGGTTCCACTGTATACAAtcgagtaggcctataaaaatacTCTGCTTGTGTTTCATAGTTTTATT contains:
- the LOC140051918 gene encoding pancreatic triacylglycerol lipase-like — translated: MQIQAVMKYRYYLIDNTTDKEQWNKQCNRHEYIFRFFHLDVDILDSDTVCYPDLGCFDKGPPFFDPLNRPISYLPDTRDEVGTEFLLNTRSNPITPQFIYTTDLSTLTSSLFNPSKETKIVCHGYTESAYANWMVEMVPEFLNHDDFNVIRVNWAKGAMAVYGQSTANTRIVGAEISYLLDKMKILYGYSADKVHIIGHSLGAHIAGYAGEKQTAPKLKRITGLDPAGPYFEDTDVVVRLDPSDATFVDAIHTDTDPLYTTGMGIYMPVAHFDFYVNGGHDQPGCDKGFINHIVVEGAIYQGGVQFVACEHFRACDVFVESINTQCSFLSYDCTSYGYEDTGYSNFIDGRCFGPTVNQARMGFHADGPISGKENVIFFLRTRDKPGYCGHPFLFNVFIDDPGWIKGDKEIGTIFVSLIGQDQQSERILLTPESFLMKPGDDYNFVAVSDVIPGPIVGATIEWEYDPDWYKPWDWDVFVNPDIYVHKILIQDKDGYTYVMCGDDSPIKANKGSKALFAVNSCK
- the LOC140051919 gene encoding pancreatic triacylglycerol lipase-like, whose translation is MKVLFLFNVFVVATLAIGSDTVCYPDLGCFDKGKPFYDLPDRPISYLPDNREDVRTRFFLNTRSNPVSYDELSTADLSTISGSHFNPGVETKFISHGYMENGLVWWIEDMATEFLNAGDYNVIRVDWGKGSTATYGQATANTRIVGAEISFLIDKLKELYGYTADKVHIIGHSLGSHVAGYAGERQTNPKLARITGMDPAGPYFEGTDIIVRLDPSDASFVDAIHTDTDPFYTIGCGIFEPVGHMDFYANGGTDQPGCDQSLIANIRTSGGIYDGGVQYVACNHVRSYEYFTESINSRCKFTSFECTQYGQDDDGYEDYRNGKCYDNKGVQMGFHSIDSKPPAGVTNVMYFSNTRDEYEYCGKIYAILNIFFQPIYNINNTIYQLCCIYPILNHALCDPYYRQVP